The genomic DNA TCCCGGATTGCGCCTCAGGTACTCGCGGTAGTGCTCGACGGACGCGGCGAGCTGGTGTCCGTCGTCAAGTTGACGAGCGAGGGCCAGGCGCGCGCCGTCGTCTTCGGGACGGTCGCCGAGGAGGCGCGTCAACGAATCGACGCGCACCCAGTACTCGTGCGCAACGGGGCCCGGCTCCCCCGCCGGCGCGCTCTGGCCGAGAGGCACGCCCCCCGCCGTCGAGCTCTCCCTGGCGGACTCCCGGAGACCCCACGCGAGCCCGACTCCGAGCAGGACCACCACGCCGCCGCCGAGCACGGTGCCCTCTCCCAGCGCCCGCAGCCGGTTCAGAAGATCCATGTGTAGCCGAACATCACCGCGACGGTGACGTGGACGGCGAGGATGGCGAACATCAGAATGGCCAGGGGCAAGTGAAACGCGTGCCAGTATCCGAACAGGCGCTGAAAGGGCTCCATCAGGCCGATCTGAAGCTCCAGGCGCGCCTCCCGGTGTACCATCTCCGTGGCGAGCCGGACGGACCGCTCCCCCGCCGAGTGCGCGCCGAGCAGCCGCTTCACCCGCCTCGCCCGCCTCCGCTTGCCCAGGTCGTGCGTGAGGGCCGCGCCGAGCGCCCGCGCGAATCCCACGGAACGCGCCGCGGACCTGCCCAGCAGCTCCCGCACGGCGCCCGGCTCGAGGCCCGTTGCCTCGCGGATCTCGGCCAGCAACGCGTCGCGTTGCTCGTCCAGCGCGCGGAGATCCAGGAAGCGGCCTTCCACCGTCTTGGGAATGCGCGCGTAGACGTATCGCCCGAACAGCCCGCTCAGGACGACGGCGACCATGCTCCAGAGGGCGATCGAGACGATGCCGCCGAACTTGAAGGTGGTGTGCAGGACGACCAGGAACGGACCGAGGGTGCAAAGGAAGATGTGGAAGTCGAGCCACGCGGCGAGCGATCCGAGCCTGCGCATCCAGCGGAAGCGCTTGCGCGCCCCGTACAGGATCACGCCGCCGATCATCATGAGGCTGCCGACCACGCCCAGGCCCTGCCCGACGAGTCCGGCCGGGCCCCAGGTCTCGTGGAGGGACGAGTAGATCCGGTCGCCGAACGGCAGGCGGTAGTAGGCCAGGCCCGTCACGACCAGGGGAACCGCCGTCGCCAGCCACGCTGCTGTCAGGAACAGCCGGAGCTTTCCCCGTCGCATTAGCTTTCGACCGCGCTACGTGACGCTGTCCTGCGGCCGCGAGCCTGGCGGGTGGGACTCGCGGCCCAGCGTATCGTTCCGAGACAGTCCCGGAAAACTTGTTGCGAATCGCGACAGCGGTTCGCCGCCGTGCGGCGAGCGGCGTGTTACTTCTTCTGGACCCTGAAGTTCAGCGTGCCGTCGTAGTTGACCAGGACGAGCGAGACCGTCCACGTACCGCTCGACCCGGCCGCGGTATCCTCGTTCTTGCTGGCCTCGAGGGCAGCGTCGTAGACCTTGGCGCCGCTTGCGTCCTTCACGATCACGCGCGCCGAACCGGCGCTGAGCGTCGTGGAATGGTCCACGCTGGCTGACGTTCCGGTGTTTTCCCAGGAATAGTCCAACGTGGCCGTTACGTCCTGGACGTTGCTCGCCTGTAGCTGAAAATTGTCCGTCGCGTTGCTGATCTGCGGCTCGAAATCCGCGAGCGGATCGATCGGGTCGTCTCCGCACGCAGAGAGCAGCAGCGCCCCCAGCATTACACCCGTGTGTAGCCTCATCTTCCCATCTCCTTTGCTGGTATGTGCCTCCTCTTCTCTCAAGAACCATTCCAGATAGGCACACCGAGGGGGGCTGTGGGGAGTCTCACTACGTGTCCCTGGGCGCGGGCGAGCGCCGAGCCGGCGGAGTAATTAAGATGGCCCCCGCGCAACCCATCGGTCCGGACGGCAAAGGCGGAGAACCTTCATGAGCGACCCCACCGAGTACAGCGACGATCGTAGCCACGCGGACGCCGGCGGATTCAGCCGCAGACGCTTCGTCGCTTACGGGGCCGCCGCGGGGGCGTTGGCCTGGAGCGGCGCCGGGTGCACGGTCGAGCCCGCGACCCGGAACGGCGCAGGGGAGGACGGCGCCACGGCGCCCGCCGGACCCGAGCGCTTTCCGGTCGATGCGTTCGAGCTGGACGAGGTGGGGATCGCGGACCTGCGGGCGGGCATGGAGTCGGGCCGCTGGACGGCGCAGGATCTGACCCGCCTCTACCTGGAGCGGATCGACGCCATCGACCGTAACGGGCCAACGCTACGCGCGGTGCTCGAAACCAACCCGGACGCGCTCCAGATCGCCGCCGAGCTGGACG from Gemmatimonadota bacterium includes the following:
- a CDS encoding tetratricopeptide repeat protein, with protein sequence MDLLNRLRALGEGTVLGGGVVVLLGVGLAWGLRESARESSTAGGVPLGQSAPAGEPGPVAHEYWVRVDSLTRLLGDRPEDDGARLALARQLDDGHQLAASVEHYREYLRRNPGDRQAHFDLAKALGSLGNWAEAAAALKNLLIERPGDASAMYNLGAIEANRGRPGDAARWWNRVREETDDARLAARAEDALRRLGGDR